A DNA window from Selenomonas sp. oral taxon 126 contains the following coding sequences:
- a CDS encoding fructose-bisphosphatase class III: MSINTTKMEQDKVLRLMAEKYPTKEIVYEKIVYLQSQLMLPKGTEHFMSDLHGAYDSFFHILNNCSGVIKEKVDYCFGERMTEEEKAEFCTLIYYPREKVEQLTAEGEADAIWYQQNIANLLELTKLMSWKFPASKMRSYIPKRYESVIVELLSTRPELDEAQLYYYKQLIETIVEIGGGTDFIDAFSVLVKRLAVERIHIVGDFFDRGDRPDGILDLLMQHPSVDIQWGNHDVLWMGAALGSEVCIAAVIRNSLRYRNTDVLERGYGISLRPLSTFASRIYPDENPIKAAERAISMMMFKLEGGLIKRNPDFCMEDRLLLDKIDFSLSCVTLNNGRRVELDSAYFPTIDDGADCYELTEEERHIIDDLRSYFLESKALQRHVDYLYERGSMYMCYNGNLLFHGCVPMNEDGSFRTITYKGEEYTGRAWMDFCEEKARAAWNEHTQEGLDFMYFLWCGLLAPTSGRSFTTFERSFISDESTWKEPSDPYFRLIKEEAICEKILAEFGLDPKHGHIINGHVPVKVKKGESPLRANGRAIIIDGGFATPYHSKTGISGYTLIYNSRGLRLLQHQTVASVRDALRENRDIESVSQTVELQARSCLVRDTDRGAAIMDEIADLHALLRAYQTGHIKPQ, encoded by the coding sequence TTCACATCCTCAACAACTGCTCGGGTGTCATCAAGGAGAAGGTGGACTACTGCTTCGGCGAGCGCATGACGGAGGAGGAGAAGGCGGAGTTCTGCACGCTGATCTACTATCCGCGCGAGAAGGTGGAGCAGCTCACGGCGGAGGGCGAGGCGGACGCAATCTGGTATCAGCAGAACATTGCGAATCTGCTCGAGCTGACCAAACTCATGAGCTGGAAATTCCCTGCGAGCAAGATGCGCAGCTACATTCCAAAACGCTACGAATCCGTCATCGTGGAGCTGCTGAGTACACGCCCCGAGCTGGATGAGGCACAGCTCTACTACTACAAACAGCTGATTGAGACCATCGTGGAGATCGGCGGCGGCACGGACTTCATCGATGCGTTCAGCGTGCTCGTCAAGCGGCTCGCGGTCGAGCGCATCCATATCGTCGGCGACTTCTTCGATCGCGGCGACCGTCCTGACGGCATCCTCGACCTCCTCATGCAGCATCCGTCCGTTGATATCCAGTGGGGCAACCACGACGTGCTTTGGATGGGGGCGGCACTCGGCAGTGAGGTCTGTATCGCGGCGGTCATCCGCAACTCGCTGCGCTACCGCAATACGGATGTGCTGGAACGCGGCTACGGCATCAGTCTGCGCCCACTCTCGACGTTTGCCTCGCGCATCTATCCCGACGAGAACCCGATCAAGGCGGCAGAGCGTGCGATCTCGATGATGATGTTCAAACTCGAGGGGGGGCTTATCAAACGCAATCCTGATTTTTGCATGGAGGATCGTCTGCTCCTCGACAAGATTGACTTCAGCCTATCCTGTGTCACACTGAACAATGGACGGCGCGTGGAACTCGATAGTGCCTACTTCCCGACGATTGACGACGGCGCAGACTGCTACGAACTGACGGAGGAGGAGCGGCACATCATCGACGATCTGCGCTCCTATTTCCTTGAGAGCAAGGCACTCCAACGCCATGTGGACTATCTCTACGAGCGCGGCAGCATGTATATGTGCTACAACGGCAATCTCCTGTTCCACGGCTGTGTCCCCATGAACGAGGACGGCAGCTTCCGTACCATTACCTACAAGGGCGAGGAGTACACGGGACGCGCGTGGATGGACTTTTGTGAGGAAAAGGCGCGTGCGGCTTGGAACGAACATACGCAGGAAGGGCTGGACTTTATGTACTTCCTCTGGTGCGGGCTGCTTGCGCCGACCTCGGGGCGCTCGTTCACAACGTTTGAGCGTTCCTTTATCTCTGATGAATCGACGTGGAAAGAGCCGTCCGACCCGTATTTCCGTCTCATCAAGGAGGAAGCGATCTGCGAGAAAATCCTTGCGGAGTTCGGGCTTGACCCCAAGCACGGGCACATCATCAACGGGCACGTTCCTGTCAAGGTGAAAAAGGGGGAGAGTCCGTTGCGTGCGAATGGCCGCGCGATCATCATCGACGGTGGTTTTGCGACGCCATATCACTCCAAGACGGGCATCTCGGGCTACACGCTCATCTACAATTCGCGCGGACTGCGTCTCCTCCAACATCAGACGGTGGCGAGCGTGCGCGATGCCCTGCGCGAGAACCGCGACATCGAGTCCGTCTCGCAGACCGTCGAGCTGCAGGCGCGCAGCTGCCTCGTACGCGACACGGATCGCGGCGCGGCGATCATGGACGAGATCGCTGACCTGCATGCCCTCCTGCGCGCATATCAGACGGGGCATATCAAGCCGCAGTAA
- a CDS encoding phosphatase domain-containing putative toxin → MYAFKHLLTALLLCTLCIIPYTASATDTNADYRGYVWRIDTAAGNEAELPHNFRTAASPFQTRTDAAKFGVDPNYTPSREGLDALPLSGSAEFSVPAFHALLKDLHMRAKGSICIVDLRQESHGFMNGNAVSWYGKHDWGNIGRTKHEALRDENMRIRSAQGKDVVLAHLDKKKQPKNPQTIRVVAAMTERELVEDAGVRYVRLAVTDHKWADPQTIDNFVDLVKRMPADTWMHFHCQAGKGRTTSFMAMYDMMKNPSVPLKDILYRQYLLGGAYLAYDPTTQHAPTGWEDADYHHKSEMIAKFYDYVQQNHENDYAVPWSMWLKKNP, encoded by the coding sequence ATGTACGCATTCAAACATTTACTCACTGCCCTGCTGTTATGCACGCTATGTATCATCCCATACACTGCCTCTGCCACCGATACGAATGCAGACTACCGGGGCTATGTCTGGCGCATCGACACGGCGGCGGGCAATGAGGCGGAGCTGCCGCACAATTTCCGCACGGCGGCATCGCCGTTCCAAACGCGGACAGACGCAGCGAAGTTCGGTGTCGACCCGAACTACACTCCCTCTCGTGAGGGACTGGATGCCCTGCCGCTCTCGGGAAGCGCGGAGTTCTCCGTCCCTGCCTTTCATGCACTGCTGAAAGACCTGCACATGCGCGCAAAGGGCTCGATCTGTATCGTCGATCTGCGGCAGGAGTCGCACGGCTTCATGAATGGAAACGCCGTCAGCTGGTACGGCAAGCACGACTGGGGCAATATCGGCAGGACGAAGCACGAGGCACTGCGTGACGAGAACATGCGCATTCGCAGTGCACAGGGCAAGGATGTCGTGCTCGCGCACCTCGACAAGAAAAAGCAGCCCAAAAATCCGCAGACCATCCGCGTCGTGGCGGCGATGACGGAGCGGGAGCTGGTCGAGGATGCGGGCGTGCGCTACGTCCGTCTCGCCGTCACCGACCACAAATGGGCAGACCCGCAGACCATCGACAATTTTGTCGATCTCGTGAAAAGAATGCCCGCAGACACATGGATGCACTTTCACTGTCAGGCAGGCAAGGGACGCACGACCAGCTTTATGGCGATGTACGATATGATGAAAAATCCCTCCGTCCCCCTGAAGGACATCCTCTATCGTCAGTACCTGCTCGGCGGAGCATACCTCGCCTACGACCCGACCACGCAGCATGCACCGACGGGATGGGAGGATGCAGACTACCATCACAAGTCAGAGATGATCGCAAAGTTCTACGACTACGTTCAGCAGAATCACGAGAACGACTATGCCGTACCGTGGAGTATGTGGCTGAAGAAGAATCCATAA
- the ileS gene encoding isoleucine--tRNA ligase, producing the protein MYEKVDTNLNFAAREKAVADFWRENHIAQQAVDQREGCEPFTFYDGPPTANGRPHIGHVLTRVIKDMLPRYQSMKGRKVLRKAGWDTHGLPVELEVEKAIGINGKEQIEDYGIEPFIKKCRESVWRYKAMWEEFSDVVGFWADMEHPYITYENNFIESEWWALKEIWKKGLLYQGHKIVPYCPRCGTPLSSHEVAQGYKDVTERSAIVRFKAADEDAYFLAWTTTPWTLPSNLGLCVNPNVTYVKVRVYGKVYYLAEALMDSVFADSWGDREILATMKGSDLEYRKYEPLYAFADKDVQDKAFFVICDDYVTTEDGTGIVHTAPAFGEDDNRVCRKYGMPFVQFVNDKGEMTEETDWPGVFVKDADPLILDDLEKSGKLFKAPEFTHSYPHCWRCDTPLIYYARASWFIRMTAVRDALVANNATVNWIPKSIGEGRFGNWIEHVQDWGISRDRYWGTPLNIWKCDCGYEHAVGSIEELRSLQPECPADIELHRPYIDAITFPCEKCGGTMHRVPEVIDCWFDSGAMPFAQWHYPFENKDVFDTYFPADFISEAVDQTRGWFYSLIAIGTLLFDKSPYRNVIVLGHVQDENGQKMSKSKGNAVEPMDALRRHGADAIRWYFYENSAPWLPNRFSDDAVQEGARKFMGTLWNTYAFYVLYANIDNFDPTAHELDYDHLCVMDRWVFSRLNTMVRTVDDCLANYRVTEAAKAVQSFVEELSNWYVRRSRSRFWAKGMEADKVDAYLTLYTALVTTVKAAAPMVPFITESIYRNLVCSVDKSAPISVHLADFPTVNEVWIDSALEENMEIVLEVVTLGRAARNAANIKNRQPVANMFVKAEHALPEFFVEIIEDELNVKAVTFRDDMSDFLAYHVKPNFHVLGPKVGKQMGAVKKALEESNGAEVKDALAGDGSYTLHLADGDVTVTAEDVEVTVSQQEGYNCQSYGGVTVALETTLTEELLEEGFVREIISKVQTMRKECGLEVTDHIALDLSGNAKLSEIARRNEAFIREITLADSVSYDAPQGTSKEWNINGEKMTLSIH; encoded by the coding sequence TTGTACGAGAAAGTAGATACCAATCTGAATTTTGCCGCGCGCGAGAAAGCCGTTGCGGATTTTTGGCGCGAGAATCATATTGCACAGCAGGCGGTGGATCAGCGTGAGGGCTGCGAGCCGTTTACGTTCTACGACGGACCGCCGACGGCGAACGGCCGCCCGCACATCGGGCATGTTCTGACGCGCGTCATCAAGGATATGCTGCCGCGCTATCAGTCGATGAAGGGGCGCAAGGTGCTCCGCAAGGCGGGCTGGGACACGCACGGTCTTCCTGTGGAGCTTGAGGTCGAGAAGGCAATCGGGATCAACGGCAAGGAGCAGATCGAGGACTACGGCATCGAGCCGTTCATCAAGAAGTGCCGCGAATCCGTCTGGCGGTACAAGGCGATGTGGGAGGAGTTCTCCGATGTCGTCGGCTTCTGGGCGGACATGGAGCATCCCTACATCACGTACGAGAACAACTTCATCGAGTCTGAGTGGTGGGCGCTCAAGGAGATCTGGAAGAAGGGGCTGCTCTATCAGGGGCACAAGATCGTCCCGTACTGCCCGCGCTGCGGCACGCCGCTCTCCTCGCACGAGGTCGCGCAGGGGTACAAGGATGTTACGGAACGCTCGGCAATCGTGCGCTTTAAGGCGGCGGACGAGGACGCGTATTTCCTCGCGTGGACGACGACACCGTGGACGCTCCCGTCGAACCTCGGTCTCTGCGTGAATCCAAATGTGACATACGTCAAGGTGCGCGTCTACGGAAAGGTCTACTATCTCGCCGAGGCACTGATGGACAGTGTATTTGCAGACTCGTGGGGTGACCGCGAGATCCTTGCGACGATGAAGGGCAGCGACCTCGAGTACCGCAAGTACGAGCCTCTTTATGCGTTTGCGGATAAGGACGTGCAGGACAAGGCGTTCTTCGTCATCTGCGACGACTATGTCACGACCGAGGACGGCACGGGCATTGTCCACACGGCACCCGCCTTCGGTGAGGACGATAACCGCGTTTGCCGCAAGTACGGCATGCCGTTCGTCCAATTCGTCAATGACAAGGGCGAGATGACGGAGGAGACGGATTGGCCGGGGGTCTTTGTAAAGGACGCGGATCCCTTGATCCTCGACGATCTCGAAAAGTCGGGCAAACTCTTCAAGGCGCCCGAGTTCACGCACAGCTATCCGCATTGCTGGCGCTGCGATACGCCGCTCATCTACTACGCACGCGCCTCGTGGTTCATCCGCATGACGGCGGTGCGTGACGCGCTCGTTGCAAACAACGCGACGGTCAACTGGATTCCGAAGTCCATCGGAGAGGGGCGCTTTGGCAACTGGATCGAGCACGTGCAGGACTGGGGCATCAGCCGCGACCGCTACTGGGGCACGCCGCTCAATATTTGGAAATGTGACTGCGGGTACGAGCATGCCGTCGGCTCCATCGAGGAGCTGCGCAGCCTGCAGCCCGAATGTCCCGCAGACATTGAGCTGCACCGGCCGTACATTGATGCAATCACCTTCCCGTGTGAGAAGTGCGGCGGGACGATGCACCGCGTGCCCGAGGTCATCGACTGCTGGTTCGACTCCGGCGCAATGCCGTTCGCGCAGTGGCACTATCCGTTTGAGAACAAAGATGTATTCGACACGTACTTCCCTGCGGACTTCATCTCCGAGGCGGTCGATCAGACGCGCGGCTGGTTCTACTCGCTGATTGCGATCGGGACGCTGCTCTTTGACAAGAGCCCGTATCGAAACGTCATCGTCCTCGGTCATGTGCAGGACGAGAACGGGCAGAAGATGAGCAAGTCGAAGGGCAATGCGGTCGAGCCGATGGACGCGTTGCGCCGTCACGGGGCGGATGCGATCCGCTGGTACTTCTACGAGAACAGTGCGCCGTGGCTACCGAACCGCTTCTCCGACGATGCGGTGCAGGAGGGGGCGCGCAAGTTCATGGGGACGCTCTGGAATACCTACGCGTTCTATGTTCTCTATGCGAATATCGACAATTTCGACCCGACGGCGCACGAACTCGACTACGATCACCTCTGCGTTATGGATCGTTGGGTGTTCTCGCGTCTCAACACGATGGTGCGCACGGTGGACGACTGCCTTGCAAACTATCGCGTGACCGAGGCGGCAAAGGCGGTGCAGTCCTTCGTCGAGGAACTCTCGAACTGGTACGTGCGCCGCAGCCGCAGCCGTTTCTGGGCGAAGGGCATGGAAGCGGACAAGGTGGACGCCTACCTCACGCTCTACACAGCGCTCGTCACGACGGTGAAGGCGGCGGCACCGATGGTGCCCTTCATCACGGAGAGCATCTACCGCAATCTCGTCTGTTCGGTCGACAAGAGTGCGCCGATCTCCGTACACCTCGCGGATTTCCCGACGGTGAACGAGGTGTGGATCGACTCCGCGCTCGAGGAGAATATGGAGATCGTGCTCGAGGTTGTGACGCTCGGACGCGCGGCGCGCAATGCGGCAAACATCAAGAACCGTCAGCCCGTTGCAAATATGTTCGTCAAGGCGGAGCACGCTCTGCCGGAGTTCTTCGTCGAGATCATCGAGGACGAGCTGAATGTCAAGGCGGTCACGTTCCGCGACGATATGTCGGACTTCCTCGCCTACCATGTGAAGCCGAATTTCCACGTTCTCGGCCCGAAGGTTGGCAAGCAGATGGGCGCGGTCAAGAAGGCGCTCGAGGAGAGCAACGGCGCGGAGGTAAAGGACGCGCTCGCGGGCGATGGCAGCTACACGCTGCATCTTGCGGACGGCGATGTTACCGTCACGGCGGAGGATGTCGAGGTCACGGTCTCGCAGCAGGAGGGCTACAACTGCCAGAGCTATGGCGGTGTGACGGTCGCGCTTGAGACCACGCTCACGGAGGAACTGCTCGAGGAGGGCTTTGTCCGCGAGATCATCAGCAAGGTGCAGACCATGCGCAAGGAATGCGGTCTTGAAGTCACGGATCACATCGCGCTTGACCTCTCGGGCAATGCGAAGCTCTCGGAGATCGCACGCAGGAACGAGGCGTTCATCCGTGAGATCACGCTCGCCGATTCCGTTTCCTATGACGCGCCGCAGGGCACGAGCAAGGAGTGGAACATCAACGGCGAGAAGATGACGCTGAGTATTCACTGA
- a CDS encoding helix-turn-helix transcriptional regulator encodes MGNKSDNYCPDIAIPPGDTLLELLEDRGMTEKALAARIGCSEMTIQGVLAGECAISSQMATQLETVLGVPASFWNALEANYRTDLARISTMEKKMVSPAFTSMQGQPAIA; translated from the coding sequence ATGGGAAACAAAAGCGATAACTACTGCCCGGATATTGCCATTCCGCCGGGAGACACACTGCTCGAACTCCTTGAAGACCGTGGCATGACGGAGAAGGCACTTGCTGCTCGCATAGGATGCTCCGAAATGACAATACAGGGAGTTTTGGCAGGGGAGTGCGCCATCAGCAGTCAGATGGCGACACAGTTGGAAACGGTGCTCGGTGTTCCGGCAAGTTTCTGGAACGCTCTTGAGGCGAACTATCGTACGGATCTGGCACGTATTTCCACAATGGAAAAGAAGATGGTCAGCCCTGCATTCACATCTATGCAGGGGCAGCCTGCAATCGCATAG
- a CDS encoding metal-dependent hydrolase, giving the protein MVKFSYYGHAAFLLDDGAHKVLVDPFLTGNPTASIAANEVDCDFILLTHAHGDHLGDAPAIAARTGAAIVAIPEVIAVCESQSCAEIKSYPMNIGGSLDLPFGKVRMTFAQHSSGVAGGIACGFVIYIGGKVVYYSGDTALFSDMQLIGRKDVIDYAVLPIGDNYTMGLEDAAQAAQWLNAGHVIPIHYDTWPIIAQEVNRYKEVTEAMTRAKVNVVAPGEMIDL; this is encoded by the coding sequence ATGGTAAAATTCAGCTACTACGGTCATGCGGCTTTTTTGCTCGATGACGGGGCGCACAAGGTGCTCGTCGATCCGTTCCTGACGGGGAATCCGACGGCGAGCATTGCGGCGAATGAGGTGGACTGCGATTTCATCCTGCTCACGCACGCGCATGGGGATCATCTCGGCGACGCGCCTGCAATTGCGGCGCGCACGGGGGCGGCGATTGTCGCGATTCCCGAGGTCATCGCCGTCTGCGAGAGTCAGTCGTGTGCGGAGATCAAGTCCTATCCGATGAACATCGGCGGCTCGCTCGACCTGCCGTTCGGCAAGGTGCGCATGACGTTCGCGCAGCACAGCTCAGGCGTTGCGGGCGGGATTGCGTGCGGCTTCGTCATCTACATCGGCGGCAAGGTCGTCTACTACTCCGGCGATACGGCGCTGTTCAGCGATATGCAGCTGATCGGGCGCAAGGATGTGATCGACTACGCGGTGCTGCCCATCGGCGACAACTACACGATGGGGCTTGAGGACGCGGCACAGGCGGCGCAGTGGCTCAATGCGGGGCATGTCATCCCCATCCATTACGATACATGGCCGATCATCGCGCAGGAGGTCAATCGCTACAAGGAGGTCACGGAGGCGATGACGCGCGCGAAGGTGAACGTCGTTGCACCGGGCGAAATGATCGACCTTTGA
- the miaA gene encoding tRNA (adenosine(37)-N6)-dimethylallyltransferase MiaA codes for MNVTAKSPVLVLVGPTAVGKTELSLKIAEALGTDIISGDSMCIYRGFDIGSAKPTVEEQARVTHHLVDILDADEAFSVTEFVTRVAALVQAHEALPFIVGGTGLYIKALIEGYDFNETQEHNCFRRVMERIAQRRGNGRVHGFLAHRDPAVAARLHANNLRRVIRALETLRYGAERISQENAMDAGDAPYDALVIGLTRARPHLYERINARVETMFAAGFVDEVAALLARGISRDAPAMKGIGYKETAAYLAGEMGFAETLAAIQTATRHFAKRQMTWYRRMPYIHWYDADEQTETELLHAILADVRAWWCERERSAQA; via the coding sequence TTGAATGTGACGGCAAAATCGCCCGTGCTCGTCCTTGTAGGCCCCACGGCGGTGGGAAAGACAGAGCTTTCGCTGAAAATCGCCGAGGCGCTCGGGACGGATATCATCTCGGGCGACTCCATGTGCATCTACCGCGGCTTTGACATCGGCAGTGCAAAGCCGACGGTTGAGGAGCAGGCGCGCGTTACGCATCATCTGGTGGACATCTTGGACGCAGACGAGGCGTTCTCCGTGACGGAGTTTGTCACGCGCGTCGCCGCGCTTGTGCAGGCGCATGAGGCGCTGCCGTTCATCGTCGGCGGGACGGGACTCTACATCAAGGCGCTCATCGAGGGCTATGACTTCAACGAGACGCAGGAGCACAACTGCTTTCGCCGTGTGATGGAGAGGATCGCACAGCGGCGCGGCAATGGACGTGTGCATGGCTTCCTTGCACATCGCGACCCTGCTGTTGCTGCGCGCCTTCATGCGAACAACCTCAGGCGCGTCATCCGCGCGCTGGAGACCCTGCGCTACGGTGCGGAGCGCATCTCGCAGGAGAATGCGATGGATGCGGGGGACGCACCCTACGATGCGCTTGTCATCGGACTCACGCGGGCACGCCCACATCTTTACGAGCGGATCAATGCGCGCGTGGAGACGATGTTTGCGGCAGGTTTTGTGGATGAGGTGGCGGCTCTCCTCGCGCGCGGGATTTCGCGTGATGCCCCCGCGATGAAGGGGATTGGCTATAAGGAGACGGCAGCGTATCTCGCGGGCGAGATGGGCTTTGCAGAAACACTCGCTGCCATTCAGACGGCGACGCGCCATTTTGCAAAGCGCCAGATGACATGGTATCGGCGCATGCCCTACATTCACTGGTACGATGCGGACGAACAGACGGAGACAGAGCTGCTGCACGCAATTCTCGCGGATGTGCGTGCATGGTGGTGTGAAAGAGAAAGGAGCGCTCAGGCGTGA
- the hfq gene encoding RNA chaperone Hfq, translating to MTAKIINLQDNFLNQVRKDGIPVTIHLVNGFQIKGTVRGFDNFVVMVDTMGKQQMIYKHAISTITPAQPVKTMTEES from the coding sequence GTGACGGCAAAAATCATCAACTTGCAGGACAATTTTCTCAATCAGGTGCGCAAGGACGGGATTCCCGTGACCATCCACCTTGTGAACGGCTTTCAGATCAAGGGCACGGTGCGCGGCTTTGACAATTTCGTCGTCATGGTGGACACGATGGGGAAGCAGCAGATGATCTACAAGCATGCGATCTCGACCATTACACCTGCACAGCCTGTCAAGACAATGACGGAGGAGTCCTGA
- the dut gene encoding dUTP diphosphatase, which translates to MKTRGFEIVSVYRTAGIHLPERKTGASTGYDFAAAETVEIAAGASALIPTGVKAYMQPDEVLLIYIRSSAALKKHLMLMNSVGVIDADYYGNAENEGHIYIPLYNYGKEPVRIAAGERIAQGIFTRYLTVDGDMAGCGEARAGGFGSTGM; encoded by the coding sequence ATGAAGACACGCGGATTTGAAATCGTCTCGGTCTACCGCACGGCGGGGATTCATCTGCCGGAGCGCAAGACGGGGGCGAGTACGGGGTATGACTTCGCTGCAGCGGAGACGGTGGAGATCGCAGCGGGTGCATCGGCGCTGATCCCTACGGGGGTCAAGGCATATATGCAGCCCGATGAGGTTCTGCTCATCTACATCCGCTCAAGTGCCGCACTTAAGAAGCATCTCATGCTGATGAACAGCGTCGGTGTGATCGATGCGGATTACTATGGAAATGCGGAAAACGAGGGGCATATCTACATTCCGCTCTACAATTACGGGAAAGAACCCGTGCGCATTGCAGCGGGTGAGCGGATTGCGCAGGGTATCTTCACGCGCTATCTCACGGTGGACGGCGACATGGCGGGCTGCGGAGAAGCGCGTGCGGGGGGCTTTGGATCGACGGGCATGTAG
- a CDS encoding RrF2 family transcriptional regulator — MKLSTKGRYSVTALYELALHYGEGVVPLKTIAQTQLISETYLEQLMVPLRRAGLVESVRGAQGGYTLALPPEEVTIGRIITAVEGPIALVDCLLTGADAGDQSCVRAGQCVTRQIWEEVRDSINAVLNNISLADLMERNQNRVGCNQ; from the coding sequence ATGAAATTATCGACGAAAGGGCGCTACAGTGTGACGGCGCTCTATGAACTCGCCCTCCACTACGGGGAGGGGGTTGTTCCGCTCAAAACAATTGCGCAGACGCAGTTGATTTCGGAGACCTATCTCGAGCAGCTGATGGTGCCGCTGCGCCGTGCGGGTCTCGTGGAGAGCGTGCGCGGGGCGCAGGGCGGCTACACGCTCGCGCTTCCGCCCGAGGAGGTCACCATTGGGCGTATCATTACGGCGGTGGAGGGACCGATTGCCCTCGTGGACTGTCTGCTGACGGGCGCGGATGCGGGCGATCAGAGCTGCGTGCGCGCAGGGCAGTGTGTGACGCGCCAGATCTGGGAGGAGGTACGCGACAGCATCAACGCCGTGTTGAACAATATCTCGCTTGCCGATCTCATGGAGCGCAATCAAAACCGCGTGGGATGCAATCAGTAA
- a CDS encoding helix-turn-helix domain-containing protein, with protein sequence MVGDILRREREKQGLTIADIEKGTSIRRLYIEHIERGNIAELPGLVYAKGFVRNYAKFLHLDAESLVQQFAGENGGAPVSTPVAAAPSPRRISLSNVGDESLSEISIGSERSSYAGIFGKLAAGIIVLVALVGGGAAVISAINSPAKESAVPPVKAESPAAPAKADAADATHAVAAADGVNVSVTLAERCWTEVSVDGKSVFEGIIEEGKTESWKGKESVVIRAGNAGALDVTFNGKKLGKFGDNGEVVERRFTKTTKDLKDTLPSASAAGASAADVQEIPSAAAQESVVRTERKPPTADPRDAKPARSNTNTR encoded by the coding sequence ATGGTCGGAGACATCTTGCGAAGAGAGCGCGAGAAGCAGGGGCTGACGATTGCCGATATTGAGAAAGGGACGAGTATTCGCAGGCTCTATATCGAGCACATCGAACGGGGCAATATTGCGGAGCTGCCGGGGCTGGTCTACGCAAAGGGCTTTGTGCGGAACTATGCGAAATTCCTGCATCTGGATGCGGAGTCGCTTGTGCAGCAGTTCGCAGGAGAGAATGGGGGCGCGCCTGTGTCCACCCCCGTTGCGGCAGCGCCGTCTCCGCGCAGGATTTCGCTGAGCAATGTCGGTGATGAATCTCTCTCTGAGATCTCCATCGGCAGCGAACGTTCGTCCTATGCGGGGATCTTTGGAAAACTTGCAGCGGGCATCATTGTGCTGGTTGCCCTCGTGGGCGGCGGCGCGGCCGTAATCTCAGCGATCAATTCACCTGCAAAGGAGTCTGCTGTGCCGCCGGTCAAAGCGGAGAGTCCCGCAGCTCCGGCGAAAGCTGATGCCGCCGATGCGACGCATGCTGTTGCAGCCGCAGATGGAGTAAACGTGAGTGTGACACTTGCGGAGCGTTGCTGGACAGAGGTCAGCGTCGACGGCAAGAGTGTATTCGAGGGCATTATTGAAGAGGGCAAGACGGAGAGCTGGAAGGGCAAGGAATCCGTCGTCATCCGCGCGGGCAATGCGGGTGCGCTCGATGTCACATTCAACGGGAAGAAGCTCGGGAAATTTGGCGACAACGGGGAAGTGGTCGAACGCCGCTTCACGAAGACAACGAAGGATCTGAAGGATACCCTGCCGTCTGCGTCTGCAGCTGGAGCATCTGCTGCAGACGTGCAGGAGATTCCTTCCGCTGCGGCACAGGAGTCCGTCGTGCGTACGGAGAGAAAGCCGCCGACGGCCGACCCGAGGGATGCAAAGCCGGCACGGAGCAACACGAATACACGATAA
- the nrdR gene encoding transcriptional regulator NrdR, whose translation MKCPFCKKPDSRVIDSRAADDGATIRRRRECSECGRRFTTYEVVEKLPLMVVKRDNRREPFSRDKLLTGIIRSCDKRDISMEQITNFVAEIERDIRNRTEPEVPSEKIGEIVMERLKDFDEVAYIRFASVYRKFDDITNFIEELETLRARRGKERGDERHR comes from the coding sequence ATGAAATGTCCTTTTTGCAAGAAGCCGGACAGTCGGGTGATCGACTCGAGAGCCGCCGACGACGGGGCGACGATCCGCCGCCGCCGTGAGTGCAGTGAGTGCGGACGTCGCTTTACGACCTATGAGGTGGTGGAGAAACTGCCTCTCATGGTGGTCAAGCGCGACAACCGCCGCGAGCCGTTCAGCCGCGACAAGCTCCTCACGGGCATCATACGCTCCTGTGACAAGCGCGATATCTCGATGGAGCAGATCACGAACTTCGTCGCGGAGATCGAGCGCGATATCCGCAACCGCACGGAGCCGGAGGTGCCGTCGGAGAAGATCGGGGAGATCGTGATGGAGCGGCTGAAGGATTTCGATGAGGTCGCCTACATCCGTTTTGCCTCCGTCTATCGGAAATTTGACGACATCACGAATTTCATCGAAGAACTCGAAACACTGCGTGCGCGGCGCGGGAAGGAGCGGGGGGACGAAAGGCATAGGTAA